A genomic stretch from Thauera sp. GDN1 includes:
- a CDS encoding NAD(P)-dependent oxidoreductase, with translation MKIGFIGLGVMGEPMARHLRAAGHDLAVWARRPESAAALAAEGVPLCATPAELAARSEVVVTIVTASADVEALAFGANGLAAGFAPGSIHVDMSTIAPATARALAARYAERGIGWVDAPVSGGGQGARDATLAIMAGAEDDTLARVRPLFEVLGKRIVHIGPPGAGQVAKACNQMIMVSTIQACAEAVSLANAHGVDVAAVRQALMGGSAGSKVLEVMGAKMVERDFAAGIEARLHHKDFAILMDEAAKLGAPLPVAAQVWQQLNALMRAGWGREDTASLLRVLER, from the coding sequence CGCGCCGTCCCGAATCGGCCGCGGCGCTGGCCGCCGAGGGCGTGCCGCTGTGCGCGACGCCTGCCGAGCTGGCTGCGCGCAGCGAGGTGGTCGTCACCATCGTCACCGCCAGCGCCGACGTCGAGGCGCTCGCCTTCGGCGCGAACGGGCTGGCCGCGGGCTTCGCGCCCGGCAGCATCCATGTCGACATGAGCACGATCGCGCCGGCGACCGCGCGTGCGCTCGCCGCACGCTACGCCGAACGCGGCATCGGCTGGGTCGACGCGCCGGTGTCCGGCGGCGGCCAGGGCGCGCGCGACGCCACGCTGGCGATCATGGCCGGCGCCGAGGACGACACGCTCGCCCGCGTGCGCCCGCTGTTCGAGGTGCTCGGCAAGCGCATCGTGCACATCGGCCCGCCCGGCGCCGGCCAGGTCGCCAAGGCCTGCAACCAGATGATCATGGTCTCCACCATCCAGGCCTGCGCCGAGGCGGTGAGCCTGGCCAACGCCCACGGCGTCGACGTCGCCGCGGTGCGCCAGGCGCTGATGGGCGGCTCGGCGGGGTCCAAGGTGCTGGAGGTGATGGGTGCGAAGATGGTCGAGCGCGACTTCGCCGCCGGCATCGAGGCGCGGCTGCATCACAAGGACTTCGCCATCCTGATGGACGAGGCGGCAAAGCTCGGCGCGCCGCTGCCGGTGGCGGCCCAGGTGTGGCAGCAGCTCAACGCGCTGATGCGCGCCGGCTGGGGGCGCGAGGACACGGCGAGCCTGTTGCGGGTGCTGGAGCGCTGA
- a CDS encoding class II aldolase/adducin family protein, producing the protein MSDAGLNVGTAGNASVRITGAGVGEPGSVRMLISPSGLPAERCRPQDMVEVGTDGSYTGALAPSSEWKLHQDIYAAFPAAGAVLHAHSPFATALACQRREIPPFHYMIARFGGTTVRCARYATFGTQALSDATVAALEGRNACLLANHGMVVHGRDLAHALALAIELETLCAQYWRTLQLGDPVLLSDEEMAEVIERFRWYGRPRR; encoded by the coding sequence ATGTCGGACGCGGGCCTCAACGTGGGCACGGCGGGGAATGCGAGCGTGCGGATCACCGGGGCAGGCGTGGGCGAACCCGGCAGCGTACGCATGCTGATCTCGCCCAGCGGCCTGCCCGCCGAGCGCTGCCGGCCGCAGGACATGGTGGAAGTCGGCACCGACGGCAGCTACACCGGCGCGCTCGCACCGTCCTCGGAATGGAAGCTGCACCAAGACATCTACGCAGCCTTTCCCGCGGCAGGCGCGGTGCTGCACGCGCACTCGCCCTTCGCCACCGCGCTCGCCTGCCAGCGCCGCGAGATCCCGCCCTTCCACTACATGATCGCGCGCTTCGGCGGCACCACCGTACGCTGCGCCCGCTACGCCACCTTCGGCACCCAGGCCCTGTCGGACGCCACCGTCGCCGCGCTGGAGGGCCGCAACGCCTGCCTGCTCGCCAACCACGGCATGGTCGTGCACGGCCGCGACCTTGCCCACGCGCTCGCGCTGGCGATCGAGCTCGAGACCCTGTGCGCCCAGTACTGGCGCACCCTGCAGCTGGGGGACCCGGTGCTGCTGTCGGACGAGGAGATGGCCGAGGTCATCGAACGCTTCAGGTGGTACGGCAGGCCGCGGCGCTAG
- the mtnA gene encoding S-methyl-5-thioribose-1-phosphate isomerase — MFKQPIPTLQRDGDTVRILDQTALPFRTETVVLRTLADAAHAIRSMQVRGAPLIGATAAFGVALALRHEGGEDEALERALKVLGATRPTAVNLHWALARMDAALRPLPRAQRLDAAWSEAEAIRADDAATCDAIGRHGLALIRDLAARRPGPVRLMTHCNAGWLATCGAGTALAPIYAAQAEGIAVEVFVSETRPRNQGLLTAWELRAAGVPQVLIADNAAGLLLMRGEVDMVITGADRIAANGDTANKVGTWLKALAAQAAGVPFYIAAPHSTLDFACADGAAIPIEDRGAAEVCRIRGTTEAGDIAELALAPADTRAANPAFDVTPAALIRGIITERGIAAPGELARLYPEHER, encoded by the coding sequence ATGTTCAAGCAACCGATTCCGACCCTGCAGCGCGACGGCGACACCGTCCGCATCCTCGACCAGACAGCGTTGCCCTTCCGCACCGAGACAGTGGTGCTGCGCACGCTCGCCGACGCCGCCCATGCCATCCGCAGCATGCAGGTGCGCGGTGCGCCGCTGATCGGCGCCACCGCCGCCTTCGGCGTCGCGCTGGCGCTGCGCCACGAAGGCGGTGAGGACGAAGCCCTGGAACGCGCGCTGAAGGTGCTCGGCGCCACCCGCCCCACCGCGGTCAATCTGCACTGGGCGCTCGCGCGCATGGACGCCGCGCTGCGCCCGCTGCCGCGCGCCCAACGCCTGGACGCCGCCTGGAGCGAGGCCGAGGCCATCCGCGCCGACGATGCCGCGACCTGCGACGCCATCGGCCGCCACGGCCTGGCGCTGATCCGCGACCTCGCCGCCCGCCGCCCCGGCCCGGTGCGGCTGATGACCCACTGCAATGCCGGCTGGCTCGCCACCTGCGGCGCCGGCACCGCGCTCGCGCCGATCTACGCGGCGCAGGCCGAGGGTATCGCGGTGGAGGTCTTCGTCAGCGAGACCCGCCCGCGCAACCAGGGCCTGCTCACCGCCTGGGAGCTGCGCGCCGCCGGCGTGCCGCAGGTGCTGATCGCCGACAACGCCGCCGGCCTGCTGCTGATGCGCGGCGAGGTGGACATGGTGATCACCGGCGCCGACCGCATCGCCGCCAACGGCGACACCGCGAACAAGGTCGGCACCTGGCTGAAGGCGCTCGCCGCCCAGGCCGCCGGCGTGCCCTTCTACATCGCCGCGCCCCACTCCACGCTCGACTTCGCGTGCGCGGACGGCGCGGCCATTCCGATCGAGGACCGCGGCGCCGCCGAGGTCTGCCGCATCCGCGGCACCACCGAGGCCGGCGACATCGCCGAGCTCGCCCTCGCCCCGGCCGACACCCGCGCCGCCAACCCCGCCTTCGACGTCACCCCGGCCGCGCTCATCCGCGGCATCATCACCGAACGCGGCATCGCCGCCCCCGGCGAGCTGGCGCGCCTGTATCCGGAGCACGAACGATGA
- a CDS encoding pyridoxal phosphate-dependent aminotransferase, producing MPSFPAPIESRLPNVGTTIFTVMSRLAQECGAINLSQGFPDFNAEDLLFERVAHWMRAGHNQYAPMAGCLPLRAAIAAKVEALYGTCYDVEHEITVTAGATQALFTAVTACVRPGDEVIVFEPVYDSYVPAIELAGGKVVRMRLAAPDYRPDWDAVAAAIGPRTRMTMINTPHNPTATVWTRDDLDRLAALTRGTNIVVVADEVYEHIVFDGATHASCAAHPELAARSFVVSSFGKTYHITGWKVGYILAPRELMAEFRKVHQFNVFTVNTPVQLALADYMADASRHLGLAAFYQAKRDFFRDALAGSRFELLPSRGTYFQLARYGAISDLGDAAFCEHLTRDVGVAAIPVSAFFADGRDERVIRFCFAKNEATLAAACERLSKL from the coding sequence ATGCCGAGTTTTCCCGCCCCCATCGAATCCCGCCTGCCGAACGTGGGCACGACCATCTTCACCGTGATGTCGCGCCTGGCGCAGGAGTGCGGTGCGATCAACCTGTCGCAGGGCTTCCCCGACTTCAACGCCGAGGACCTGCTGTTCGAGCGCGTCGCCCACTGGATGCGCGCCGGCCACAACCAGTACGCGCCGATGGCGGGCTGCCTGCCGCTGCGCGCGGCGATCGCCGCCAAGGTCGAGGCGCTCTACGGCACGTGCTACGACGTCGAACACGAAATCACGGTGACCGCCGGCGCCACCCAGGCGCTTTTCACCGCGGTCACCGCCTGCGTGCGCCCGGGCGACGAGGTGATCGTGTTCGAGCCGGTGTACGACTCCTACGTGCCGGCGATCGAGCTCGCCGGCGGCAAGGTGGTGCGCATGCGCCTCGCCGCGCCCGACTACCGTCCCGACTGGGATGCGGTGGCCGCCGCGATCGGGCCGCGCACGCGCATGACCATGATCAACACCCCGCACAACCCCACCGCCACGGTATGGACCCGCGACGACCTCGACCGCCTCGCCGCCTTGACCCGCGGTACCAACATCGTCGTGGTGGCCGACGAGGTCTATGAACACATCGTCTTCGACGGCGCCACGCACGCGAGCTGCGCCGCGCATCCGGAGCTGGCTGCACGCAGCTTCGTGGTGTCGAGCTTCGGCAAGACCTACCACATCACCGGCTGGAAGGTGGGCTACATCCTGGCGCCGCGCGAGCTGATGGCGGAGTTCCGCAAGGTGCATCAGTTCAACGTGTTCACGGTGAATACCCCGGTGCAGCTCGCGCTCGCCGACTATATGGCCGATGCCTCGCGCCACCTCGGGCTGGCGGCGTTCTACCAGGCCAAGCGCGACTTCTTCCGCGACGCCCTGGCCGGCTCGCGCTTCGAGCTGCTGCCCTCGCGCGGCACCTACTTCCAGCTCGCGCGCTACGGCGCGATCTCGGACCTGGGTGATGCGGCCTTCTGCGAGCACCTGACGCGCGATGTCGGGGTGGCGGCGATTCCGGTGTCCGCCTTCTTCGCCGACGGCCGCGACGAGCGCGTGATCCGTTTCTGCTTCGCCAAGAACGAAGCCACCCTGGCCGCCGCCTGCGAGCGCCTGAGCAAGCTTTGA
- a CDS encoding PP0621 family protein produces the protein MRNLLIVILVFIGIWWARGALRRFKAQGGLRRREGKPVSAERMLECRHCGLIVPESEGVRAGEDFYCCEAHRSAGRRAG, from the coding sequence GTGCGCAATCTGCTCATCGTCATTCTGGTCTTCATCGGCATCTGGTGGGCGCGCGGTGCGCTGCGGCGCTTCAAGGCGCAGGGCGGGCTGCGGCGCAGGGAAGGCAAGCCGGTGTCGGCCGAGCGCATGCTCGAGTGCCGCCACTGCGGCCTGATCGTGCCCGAGTCCGAGGGCGTGCGCGCCGGCGAGGACTTCTATTGCTGCGAGGCCCACCGTAGTGCCGGGCGGCGCGCTGGCTGA
- a CDS encoding ATP-binding protein, with protein sequence MPYAEGDRARSVSLRYLNLFRLILAGLFLVAGRELGLGDEAPRIYQLVALGYLGAVLALGFPDAARRLGFERTVALQVVIDVIALSLIMWLSGGYRSGIPALIMVMLAGAGLIAEGRMVLFTAALATIAVLIENTWRYVGGRQSVDFLQVGIFCAGFFGIAVVARLLAMRAQANASLAAERGAALAKQQAVNEHIIRDMRDGVIVVDARGCILHANPQAVDLLGMMHTRAEGLEGLALGDLDAAFEPMLQPAAAPGVAADGRLLRVGPGGRLIHCRAVAGEAGSAAAGDTLLYLTDYEDIQRQLQQIKLAALGRLTASMAHEIRNPLSAVTQAAELLREEKRGEMQVRLVRIINDNARRIERMIRDVLALGRREQAMPEALPLAAFVGEVIDGRVFRDADELPLYAVDIDPGLTLAMDRAHLHQILDNLLANAARCCSGRPGAIRLWTEALPGERIALHVRDDGPGFGEAVVAHLFEPFFTTHPKGTGLGLYIARELAEANDAELALASAGPGAHLVLSARKHP encoded by the coding sequence GTGCCGTACGCGGAGGGAGACCGCGCGCGCAGCGTCTCGCTGCGCTACCTGAACCTGTTCCGGCTGATCCTGGCCGGGTTGTTCCTCGTCGCCGGACGCGAGCTGGGCCTCGGTGACGAGGCGCCGCGCATCTACCAGCTCGTCGCCCTCGGCTATCTCGGCGCCGTGCTCGCGCTGGGCTTTCCGGACGCGGCGCGGCGTCTCGGTTTCGAGCGCACCGTCGCGCTGCAGGTGGTGATCGACGTGATCGCGCTGTCGCTGATCATGTGGCTCAGCGGCGGCTACCGCAGCGGCATTCCGGCGCTGATCATGGTCATGCTGGCCGGCGCCGGCCTGATCGCCGAGGGGCGGATGGTGCTGTTCACCGCCGCGCTGGCGACCATCGCGGTGCTGATCGAGAACACCTGGCGCTACGTCGGCGGCAGACAGTCGGTGGATTTCCTGCAGGTCGGCATCTTCTGCGCCGGCTTCTTCGGCATCGCGGTGGTCGCGCGCCTGCTGGCGATGCGTGCCCAGGCCAACGCCTCGCTCGCCGCCGAGCGCGGGGCCGCGCTCGCCAAGCAGCAGGCGGTCAATGAACACATCATCCGCGACATGCGCGATGGCGTGATCGTCGTGGACGCGCGCGGATGCATCCTGCACGCCAACCCGCAGGCGGTGGACCTGCTGGGCATGATGCACACCCGCGCCGAGGGGCTGGAGGGGCTCGCGCTCGGTGATCTCGACGCCGCCTTCGAGCCGATGCTGCAGCCTGCCGCCGCTCCCGGTGTGGCCGCCGACGGCCGGCTGCTGCGCGTCGGGCCCGGCGGGCGCCTGATCCACTGCCGCGCGGTGGCGGGCGAGGCGGGCAGCGCGGCGGCGGGCGACACGCTGCTCTACCTCACCGACTACGAGGACATCCAGCGCCAGCTGCAGCAGATCAAGCTCGCCGCCCTCGGCCGGCTCACCGCCAGCATGGCGCACGAGATCCGCAACCCGCTGTCGGCCGTCACCCAGGCCGCGGAGCTGCTGCGCGAGGAGAAGCGCGGCGAGATGCAGGTGCGCCTGGTGCGCATCATCAACGACAACGCCCGCCGCATCGAGCGCATGATCCGCGACGTGCTCGCCCTCGGCCGTCGCGAGCAGGCGATGCCCGAGGCCCTGCCGCTGGCGGCCTTCGTCGGCGAGGTCATCGACGGCCGCGTGTTCCGCGATGCGGACGAGCTGCCGCTGTACGCGGTCGACATCGACCCGGGGCTGACGCTGGCGATGGACCGCGCCCATCTGCACCAGATCCTGGACAACCTGCTCGCCAACGCCGCCCGCTGCTGTTCCGGGCGGCCCGGCGCCATCCGGCTGTGGACGGAGGCGCTGCCCGGGGAGCGCATCGCGCTGCATGTGCGCGACGACGGCCCCGGCTTCGGCGAGGCCGTCGTCGCCCACCTGTTCGAACCCTTCTTCACAACCCACCCCAAGGGCACCGGGCTCGGTCTCTACATCGCCCGCGAACTGGCCGAAGCCAACGACGCCGAGCTCGCGCTCGCCAGCGCCGGCCCCGGCGCCCATCTGGTGCTCAGCGCACGCAAACACCCATGA